From one Candidatus Rokuibacteriota bacterium genomic stretch:
- a CDS encoding bifunctional 5,10-methylene-tetrahydrofolate dehydrogenase/5,10-methylene-tetrahydrofolate cyclohydrolase (catalyzes the formation of 5,10-methenyltetrahydrofolate from 5,10-methylenetetrahydrofolate and subsequent formation of 10-formyltetrahydrofolate from 5,10-methenyltetrahydrofolate), whose protein sequence is EGAWVIDVGVNRLESGRLVGDVDFDSVGRRAQAITPVPGGVGPMTIAMLMKNTLQLARRQLGVA, encoded by the coding sequence AGAGGGGGCGTGGGTGATTGACGTGGGCGTCAACCGTCTCGAAAGCGGCCGGCTCGTGGGCGACGTGGACTTCGACTCCGTCGGGCGGCGGGCCCAGGCGATCACGCCGGTCCCGGGCGGGGTGGGACCGATGACGATCGCCATGCTGATGAAGAACACGCTCCAGCTCGCGCGCCGCCAGCTGGGCGTAGCGTGA